CAGAAGAACGCCACCGGAGCCCCGGCCGGCAGGAAGTAGCCCGCCGCCAGGATCAGCGTCCACACCGCCAGCGAGGCCAGCACCGTGCGCTTCGCCCCGTACGTACGGGCCAGCCGGCCCATCCCGAGAGCGCCCGCCACCGCCAGCACCTGCACCAGCAGCACCGCCGTGATCAGCGTCGTCTGCTCCAGCTTCAGCTCCTCCGAGCCGTAGATCGACGCCTGCGAGATCACGGTCTGCACGCCGTCGTTGTAGATCAGGTACGCCGCCAGGAACGACAGCGTCAGCGGATACCGGCGCATGTCCCGCAACGTCGCGACCAGCTGCTTCCAGCCGCTGCCGACCGCGTGCTCGCGCACCGCGGGTTCCATCCGCCGGTCCCGCAGCCGGCGCAGCGGCACCAGCGTGAACGCGCCCCACCACAGACCGGCCGACGCCAGACAGATCCGTACCGCCGTGCCCTCGCTCAGCCCGAACGCGTCGTGCTGCGAGTACAGGACCAGGTTGAGCACGAGCATCAGCGCGCCCGAGGTGTACCCGAACGCCCAGCCGCGCGAGGAGACCGCGTCCCGCTCGTCGGGCTCGGCGATCTGCGGCAGATAGGCGTTGTACACGACCGTCGACACGGACAGCGAGGCGTTCGCCACGATCAGCAGGAACGCCCCCAGCAGGTAGCGGTCGCCCTCCAGGAAGAACATGGCGGTCGTCGCGGCCGCGCCCACGTAGGCCGCGGCGGCGAGTATCGGCTTCTTCCGGCCGGTCCGGTCCGCGGCCGCGCCGACCAGCGGCATCAGGAGCACCGCGATGACGATCGACGCCGACACCGCGTACGCGAAGAGCGAGCCGGCCCGCACGGGTATCCCGAGCGGGTGCACGAAGCCCTCGGTGTCCGCGGCCTTCTTGGCCACCGCGGTGAGATACGGGCCGAGGAAAACGGTCACCACGCTCGTCGAGTACACCGAGCAGGCGAAGTCGTAGAAGTACCAGCCGCGCTGTTCGCGCTTGCGGTCCGCCGGATCGGCCGTGCGGCCCTCCGGTTCGGCGGTGTCAGCGGTCACGTCCGCGGCCCCCTTGATTCGTCCCCGATGCCGGGACGCGCGCTCAGCTCCACGCGCCCCGAGCGGTCAGGACGTCGCGCAGCGTCTCCAGATGATCGGTCATGATGCCATCCACTCCCAGGTCGAGGAGAGAGTTCATCCGCTCCGGATCATTGATCGTCCACACGTGGACCTGGACCCCGCGCGCGTGCGCCGCCCGGACGAAGCGCCGGTCCACCACCCGGATCCCGCCCTGGCTCTCCGGAACCTGCGCCGCCACCACGCCCGCGCGCAGCGCCGCCGGCACGCCGAACGACCGCAGCCGCAGGCCGACGACCCCGCGCACGCCGTACGAGGTGGCGAGCCGCGGCCCCGCCAGGCGCTGCGCCCGGGCCACCCGGCCCTCGTCGAAGGAGCCCACGCAGACCCGGTCCCAGGCGCCGGTCCGGCGGATCAGGTCGACCAGCGGCTCCAGCGAGGACTCCGCCTTCAGGTCCACGTTCCAGCGGGCCTCGGGGAACTCGTCGAGCAGGTCCTCGAAGAGCGGCAGTGGCTCCTTGCCCGCCACCCGCGCCTCGCGCACCGCACTCCACGGCAGGTCCCGGATCCGGCCGGCGGTGTCCGTGACCCGGTCCAGCGTCGTGTCGTGGAAGGCCACCAGCACGCCGTCGGACGTGGTGTGCACATCGGTCTCGAAGTAGCGGTAGCCCGTCGAGGCGGCGCGCCGGAACGCGGCCGCGGTGTTCTCCAGGCCGTCCGCCGTACCGCCTCGGTGGGCGAACGGAATCGGGGCCGGGTGGTCCAGGTAGGGGTGTCGTACGCGAGTCACGCACGCAGTATGGCCTGCTCCGGTGTCCCCGAGGCGACGACCGTGCTGACGGCGCCCTCCTGCGGGACGGCGAAGAAGCGGAGGAAGAACTGCGCCAGCGGGCCGATGCTCAGCGCGTACAGCACCGTGCCGACGCCCAGCGAGCCGCCGAGCAGGAAGCCGGTGGCCACCACGGCCACCTCGATGGCGGTGCGGACCAGCCGGATCGAACGGCCGGTGAGCCGGTGCAGACCGGTCATCAGGCCGTCGCGCGGGCCGGGGCCGAAGCGGGCGGCGATGTAGAGGCCGGTGGCGAGGCCGTTGAGCACGACACCCAGGACCATCAGGCCGATCCGCCAGGCCAGGTCGTGGGCGTCCGGGACGAGCGCGAGGGTGCCGTCCATCGCGATGCCGATCACGAAGACGTTGGAGACCGTGCCGAGCCCCGGCTTCTGCCGGATCGGGATCCACAGCAGCAGCACGATCGCGCCGACGATGATCGACACGACTCCGATGGTCAGTCCGGTCCGCTCCGCGAGACCCTGATGGAGGACGCCCCAGGGCTCCAGGCCGAGCCCGCCGCGCACGAGCAGCGCCGAGCTCACCCCGTACAGCGCCAGCCCCACGTAGAGCTGGGTGAGGCGGCGGGTCAGGTGCCGGCCGCGGAGGCCGGAGGCGATGGACATGGAAGTACCCCCCTGTCTGGTGGATGTGGACTGACACATGACACTCTGTGGCGGGGGAGTGGACCCCAACCATGGCCAATTCGAGGAAGGTGGACTGAATTCCATGGCTGACTGGACTTCAGCAGTGGGTGCGGCGCAGCTGGCCCGCCAGCTCTCGGCGCAGCAGCCCCGGCCCGCGGGCCCCGGGGCCCGCAAGCCGCCCGCCTACCGCGCGCTGGCCGACGGCATCCGGCTGCTCGTCCTGGAGGGCCGGGTCCCGGTCGCCGCCCGGCTGCCCGCCGAGCGGGAACTCGCGCTCGCGCTCACCGTGAGCAGGACGACGGTCGCCGCGGCGTACGAGGCGCTGCGCGCGGAGGGCTTCCTCGAGTCCCGGCGCGGCGCCGGCAGCTGGACCGCCGTCCCGGCCGGCAACCCGCTGCCCGCGCGCGGGCTCGAACCCCTGCCGCCGGAGTCGCTCGGCTCCATGATCGACCTCGGCTGCGCGGCGCTGCCCGCGCCGGAGCCGTGGCTCACCCGAAGCGTCCAGGGTGCCCTGGAGGAACTGCCTCCGTACGCGCACACCCACGGCGACTACCCGGCGGGCCTGCCCGTGCTCCGGCAGATGATCGCCGACCGCTACACCGAGCGCGGCATCCCGACCATG
This sequence is a window from Streptomyces sp. HUAS YS2. Protein-coding genes within it:
- a CDS encoding MFS transporter: MTADTAEPEGRTADPADRKREQRGWYFYDFACSVYSTSVVTVFLGPYLTAVAKKAADTEGFVHPLGIPVRAGSLFAYAVSASIVIAVLLMPLVGAAADRTGRKKPILAAAAYVGAAATTAMFFLEGDRYLLGAFLLIVANASLSVSTVVYNAYLPQIAEPDERDAVSSRGWAFGYTSGALMLVLNLVLYSQHDAFGLSEGTAVRICLASAGLWWGAFTLVPLRRLRDRRMEPAVREHAVGSGWKQLVATLRDMRRYPLTLSFLAAYLIYNDGVQTVISQASIYGSEELKLEQTTLITAVLLVQVLAVAGALGMGRLARTYGAKRTVLASLAVWTLILAAGYFLPAGAPVAFFCLAAAIGLVLGGSQALSRSLFSHLVPRGKEAEYFAAYEMSDRGLSWLGPLVFGLAYQLTGSYRDAIISLVIFFLVGFVLLARVPVRQAVAAAGNPVPARI
- a CDS encoding glycerophosphodiester phosphodiesterase, translated to MTRVRHPYLDHPAPIPFAHRGGTADGLENTAAAFRRAASTGYRYFETDVHTTSDGVLVAFHDTTLDRVTDTAGRIRDLPWSAVREARVAGKEPLPLFEDLLDEFPEARWNVDLKAESSLEPLVDLIRRTGAWDRVCVGSFDEGRVARAQRLAGPRLATSYGVRGVVGLRLRSFGVPAALRAGVVAAQVPESQGGIRVVDRRFVRAAHARGVQVHVWTINDPERMNSLLDLGVDGIMTDHLETLRDVLTARGAWS
- a CDS encoding YczE/YyaS/YitT family protein; translation: MSIASGLRGRHLTRRLTQLYVGLALYGVSSALLVRGGLGLEPWGVLHQGLAERTGLTIGVVSIIVGAIVLLLWIPIRQKPGLGTVSNVFVIGIAMDGTLALVPDAHDLAWRIGLMVLGVVLNGLATGLYIAARFGPGPRDGLMTGLHRLTGRSIRLVRTAIEVAVVATGFLLGGSLGVGTVLYALSIGPLAQFFLRFFAVPQEGAVSTVVASGTPEQAILRA